Below is a genomic region from Salinirussus salinus.
GCGACTTCGCGAGTGCGGCTCTCGCCGTCGGACGCTTCCGGGTTCACGCTATCGAGGAAGTCCGACGGCAGGATCCGGCCCGAGCGCCCGCTCATCGACCCGTCACTGTTTGCCCCATGTCAGCTACGACTGTACGTCGGGTGGCGGTCGGAGTCATACCGGGGGAGTCGGCCCGACGACGCTTAAGGTTTCACGTCCGCCGCCGTCAGCGCGACCGTGCTCGGGCCTGTCCGCACGCCCGCGGACCCGACGGCGGGGACGCGCGGAATGGAAATCCACTTACACGCCCCGGCGGAAGCCCCGCCAATGACGGTGACCGGGTCGTGCGCGTGATCGTCGTCGGCGCGGGACAGGTGGGCTCCTCCATCGCCGGGAGCCTCGCCGAGGAACACGAGGTCGTCGTGGTCGACATCGACGAGGAGCGCGTCGACGCGCTGACCTACGACCTGGACGTGCTCGCCATCCAGGGTGACGGGGCCTCGCTGTCGACGCTGCGCGAGGCGGGGATCGAGGAAGCCGACATGGTGATCGCGAGCACTGACGCCGACGAGACCAACATCGTCACCTGCGGAACGGCCAAGACCGTCGGCGACCCCTTCACCATCGCCCGCGTCAAGCGAACCAACTACCTGGAGACCTGGGAGCAGGCGGAGGGCGCCCTCGGCGTCGACTTCATGGTCGGGACGAACCTCCTGACGGCGAAGGCGGCGACCCAGGTCATCGGCCTGCCTGCGGCCCGGGACGTCGACACCTTCGCCGGCGGGCGCGTCCAGATGGCCGAGTTCGAGGTCCCCGAGGGGAGCCCGCTCTGCGGGCAGACCGTCCAGGAGGCCGACCGGTTCGACTCGCTGACCTTCGCGGCGGTCATCCGCCCCTGCGAGGGTGAGGAGGACGGAGAGGAACCCAAAGACGACGTCATCATCCCGACGGGTGCGACGGTCATCGAGGCGGGTGACGAGGTCGTCGTCATCGGCTCGAACGGGAGCGTCCAGGCGATGGCAGCGGAGGTCGCGCCCCACGCGGGCGGGGCCTCGGACGTGCTCGTCGTGGGCGGCAGCGACATCGGCTACCAGGTCGCCCGCCTGCTCGAGCGGCGGGGGCTCCACCCGAGGCTCATCGAGCGCGACGCCGAGCGGGCCCGCGAACTCGCCGAGCAGCTCCCGGACACGACCGTCCTCGAGAGCGACGCGACCGACCGGGAGTTCCTCGAACGCGAGCACATCAGCGAGGTGGACGCGGTGGTCGCGGCACTGGACAGCGACGAGAAG
It encodes:
- the trkA gene encoding Trk system potassium transporter TrkA gives rise to the protein MRVIVVGAGQVGSSIAGSLAEEHEVVVVDIDEERVDALTYDLDVLAIQGDGASLSTLREAGIEEADMVIASTDADETNIVTCGTAKTVGDPFTIARVKRTNYLETWEQAEGALGVDFMVGTNLLTAKAATQVIGLPAARDVDTFAGGRVQMAEFEVPEGSPLCGQTVQEADRFDSLTFAAVIRPCEGEEDGEEPKDDVIIPTGATVIEAGDEVVVIGSNGSVQAMAAEVAPHAGGASDVLVVGGSDIGYQVARLLERRGLHPRLIERDAERARELAEQLPDTTVLESDATDREFLEREHISEVDAVVAALDSDEKNLLASLLAKRLGAGRAVAIVDDGAYVRLFEEVGVDVGINPREVTAEEITRFTRERYAENVALIESDRAEVIEFTVDEESVLTGQTIAEAAADLPDGVVVGAIVRGDAFVIPRGGTTVEVGDSVVVFVDTDVLEEATAAL